In the Terriglobales bacterium genome, one interval contains:
- a CDS encoding nuclear transport factor 2 family protein, whose translation MKTNLEIIQSIYLGDAEQNAKNLQAILAPEFEWREAAGFPYTGTFHSFEEIVKNLFAPLGSEWIGFRAHAEKFYDAGETIITTGFYHGTYKKTNRAMEAAFAHVWTLKDGKIVKYVQCADTRKVWEAMEGS comes from the coding sequence ATGAAGACCAACCTGGAAATCATCCAGAGTATTTACCTCGGGGATGCAGAGCAGAATGCGAAGAATCTGCAGGCCATTCTCGCACCCGAGTTCGAATGGAGAGAGGCTGCGGGCTTCCCCTATACCGGGACCTTTCACAGCTTCGAGGAGATTGTGAAAAACCTGTTTGCCCCGCTCGGGAGCGAATGGATTGGATTCCGCGCGCACGCCGAAAAATTTTACGATGCCGGCGAGACCATCATTACAACCGGCTTCTATCACGGCACTTATAAGAAGACAAATCGCGCCATGGAAGCCGCATTCGCACATGTGTGGACTCTGAAGGATGGCAAGATCGTCAAATACGTCCAATGCGCCGATACCAGGAAAGTTTGGGAGGCGATGGAGGGAAGCTGA